DNA sequence from the Pungitius pungitius chromosome 3, fPunPun2.1, whole genome shotgun sequence genome:
tGAACGTGATAGATAACTCACCGTGTGGACGTTTATGTCCATAGTTTCCACGACCTGGCGGGGAACCAAACCCCACCGCGGCCCCGTGTTGCCACCCGGCCTGGCCGCTGTGGTCCCAGGCAGGCTCGGAGGACGTCTCGCCCCAGCTCCACATGCTCGGGTGGAAGCCGCTTGTGTGCTGCTGGTGGTTTGGGATGGTATCCTGGGGGGGGCAGCCAAAGTCCGGCGGGGGGTAGTGTCCCTGGTCATTCATACTTCGCGCTTGAGGTCTTCCTTCGCAACGATGATAAAGTATATTTGAAGTAATCGTAGGTTTTTCTCACCGCGCTGCTCTCACATGTGCATGTTTTGCTCGAGTTTCAAATACGTCACTTCCGCGAGAGCAGGAAGTACATAACACATATGAACacaatcaaaataataatatgaacgCCATCCAGTAGCTTATAGTTGTCTTGAAGTTGAACAAACCATGCTCCACTGCAACGATCTTTACAACATGTTTTGTAGGTTTTAGGTTTAATGTAGTATTTCTCAAGGCAGTATGTGTGGGGGTTTCTCGCGAGATTTGACTCGAACGTCGTTTCTCAGGTTGCCAGGTTGTAGAGAATAAACAGCGTGGAATTGATGTTACTGCACTCATGATTTGTTTTGACCCTTCCACCCACCGAATAAATCATGCAGTTTATGTCATAAGATATGTGGATTGGTTTTCTAATACCCAATCCACTGATGTTTCTTTTACTTCTGCATTAACGATTTAGTCCAACATACATCATATGCAGGTTTAAACTATTAAATACTCATTGAGTGGATATTAGCTATCCATGAAAACCCATATTCCATACAGGGTTGTTTCAAaatcagttttaaaaaaacaatacagttATAGAAAAAATCCGATTTCGGGGGATATCGAATCGAGGAACTTGGCAACCCAATGGCTTCCTGGTGCCCTCCTCTCAGCGCAGCAGCGTGGAGTCGCCAGTTTCCAGCACGCTCTTCATTCAGAGGGCGCAAAGATTCTGTAAAGTAACCGAGCTGCCGTCAAAATGCTCGTTTTATTTGAGACCGCAGCTGGATACGCGATATTCAAGGTATGTATATACCCTTCTTCTGTTTCATGTCACATactgaataatgttttttactttttacttttttttaactcgtTAGCTATACGTTAGCTTAGCCTCGTGGCGAGCTACCCACGCGCACATTGCTTCACTTGTATACAACGCTAACGTGAATAGATCGTAATTAGTTTTTGTCTGCCATCAAGCATGCGAACGTATGTTTTAAACCTTTTCCTAACCGACCGTAATGCGTATTTTGGGACGTTTAGCCTTTAACTAAAGCAGCTCGGCAGTATGGAGGCCCCGTAACCACGTGTGCAAGTAAAGGCTGAGTGAACTTAAGGGGTTGTCTTGCTTCTCACAAGACAATGTGttgtatttttgaaaaatacGTGCCAATGTAGGATTAATGCCAATTTCTGAGAATATAATTTTAGCAATAAATCTAAAAACCCAACCACTGCTGTccaaattgttttaaaatgaacgaCAAACAactgattgttttattttaggtCCTCAATGAAGCCAAGCTGCAAGAAGTTGACAGCCTCTATAAGGAGTTTGAAACTCCCGAGAAGGCAAACAAAATGTAAGTGCAGACGTTGCAATGAAATCACCCAACATTGGCTCGTGTGATACTGTGTGGATGTATGTCTGatgtctgcttttttttacccctcctAGTGTGAAACTGAAGCACTTTGAGAAGTTTCAGGACACCACAGAGGCCTTAGCAGGTAACGACATTTGTATTTGGTACAGTAAACCTTTTGAACAGGACTGAATAGAACAATTCCACCTCCGTTCTATTCAACTGGCtttatacatttgtttattttgatgtTATTGATGATAATGCGGTGTTCCAAACCTCTCAGCTGCCACTGCCCTAACCGAAGGAAAAATTGGCAAGAGTTTGAAGAAAGTGTTGAAGAAGGTTGTGGCAAAGGATGCTCATGAGCAGCTGGCCATCAGCGATGCAAAGCTGGGCGGTGTCATTAAAGTCAGTAATTAAATTTATACGCAAATCGCTAGAATTTAACTGGTTGATGCAAGAGTTCCTGATGCTAAATGGCTggtgtggggtttttttcaggAAAAGATGGACCTGAGCTGTGTCCACAACTCTACTGTGGCTGAGCTAATGAGGTGCATCAGGGGTCAGATGGAGAACCTCATCACCGGCCTTCCCCCCAGGGAGATCAGTGCCATGTCCCTTGGATTAGCTCACAGGTAAGTGGCCCACGGACGCAGGCATTGTAACAGTTGCTGTGGAAATTCTCCACAGTGGATTTTACTCAACATTCATTACTACTAAGGCAGCAATTTACAGCCTAGCACAGGAATTTGAAAACCAATGTGACGTCAGAAATATAACTTTTTCCCCCTGTGTTCTCCAGTTTATCCCGCTACAAGCTGAAGTTCAGTCCAGACAAGGTGGACACTATGATTGTGCAGGCCATCTGTAAGTTGTGTATTCATAAGGCAACAAAAGCACAATACCCTAACCCGTTTCAATTATTAAATGAATAGGTAATTGTGTTAGTGGAATAAAGGAACAGTTACAATCAGCTTGATTACTGTATTTTTTGTCGCGGTCTCTTCAGCTCTTTTAGATGACCTGGACAAGGAACTCAACAACTACATTATGCGCTGCAGAGAGTGGTATGGATGGCACTTTCCAGAGTTGGGAAAGGTTGTGACTGACAACTTGGTCTACTGCAAAGCTGTACGCAAAATAGGTAAAATTTGTGCTATTTAACTATTTAGAGGAGTATGGCACAGCTGCAAATATATTCAGATTCAAAGCGCTGACAATAGCTGAGTCTGGTAAGCTACCCTATACTGCTGTGTGTAATGCAACGTGTCCCTCTGTTTCCTAGGCGACCGCACAAACGTTGCCGGCTCTGATTTGTCAGAAATCCTCCCAGAGGAAATCGAGGCAGAGGTCAAATTGGCCGCTGAGATCTCCATGGGAACCGAAGTGTCGGAGCAGGATATCGGCAACATCAGGCACCTCTGCGATCAGGTTTGTCTTTCTCACTGTTTAATATCTGAGCTCTCGGGTGACAGTTGTGATGATAATGGCTTGTTGTCTTTACCCTGAAACAATCATGTGGGTTTTCAGTCACTACCTCATCTGAACAGTCGCAGCTGCTGCTCTCAGCTCCAGGACTGCTCTGTCCAATAACCTACATAACTTAATATCGTATCCCTTTTTTCTGTAGGTGATTGATATCACAGAGTACCGAACTCAACTGTACGACTACCTGAAGAACCGAATGACGGCCATCGCCCCCAACCTCACCGTGATGGTGGGAGAGCTGGTCGGAGCCCGTCTCATCTCACATGCAGGTGAGTCTCGGACAGAAAAGGAAGCATTATAAACCTGCCGagcggtgatgatgatgacatgATGTCGCTTGCACTGAAAAAGACTGATGCTTTTAAGTCACTACCTCATCTGAGCTTGTGTACACCGGCCCAATGAGCAGGCACCGGTGAGAGCAACTTGTTAACTTGTCTTTCCTATTGCTGCCAGGATCCCTTCTGAATCTGGCCAAGCATCCAGCCTCTACCGTGCAGATCCTCGGAGCAGAGAAGGCTCTCTTCAGAGCCCTGAAGACCCGCAAAGACACACCCAAGTACGGTCTCATCTACCATGCTTCCCTGGTGGGCCAGACCAGTGCTAAGAATAAGGGCAAGGTAAGTCCAGAAGAACATGTGAATGGACTAATGATCCTGTCCAGTGATAAGACCATAATCATGGCTGTTTCTTTCTTGATATATCCAGATCTCCAGAATGCTAGCTGCTAAAGCGGCCCTGGCCATTCGTTATGACGCCCTGGGAGAAGACACAAATGCAGAGATGGGAGTGGAGAATCGAGCCAAACTGGAGATCAGGCTACGCCATCTGGAGGAGAAAGGAGTAAGTGTAACCACAAGAGAAAGATGTCAGATGTGGGGCCCAAATGTCATTGTATACAGTTGGTATGGGCTTGGTAAATATGATTCCATTGAAAGATAATTGTCACAGCCCCACTAATGGGTCATTATTTTGGTATCTATCTGCAGTATGCTGTTATGTTTTTGTAACGATTGATTTTTCTTCAGATCAGACGAATCAGCGGAACGGGCAAAGCAATGGCAAAGGCAGACAAATACCAGCACAAGAGGTAAATATTCCCACATGGAGCCATTCCTAAGATTACAAAAccctatatatataaataaatatgaatggtGTTAAATTCCCTCTTGTTTCTCCAGTGAAGTGAGAATTTACGATCCGTCCGGGGATTCTACCATTCCCTCCACCTCAAAGAAGAGGAAgtttgaggaggtggaagaggctGAAGAGCCCGTAACACCGGCAGTCAAatccaaaaaggcaaaaaagcaAACCGTACAAGAAGGTTGGTAAAATGGCAAACTACCATGCAGTAGCAAAGCACTCACAATGGAGATCATGATGCTAACCGTTTGTTTTCCCTGTGCTTTTAGTAGTAGTAGAGGAAGAGGTAGCAGAGGAGACTcccaagaaaaagaagaagaaaaaggacaagaaagaggaggaagcagaagTGGAAGAAGTAGCCGTTACAGAGGTAGGGATCTGTTTAAACGTGGTCTAACACAATATGCCTACAAGCGTTCTTGTGTTTGGAAGAGAGCGAGCATTCGTTGTGTTGACTTTTGTCTCTCCAgtcaacagaaaagaaaaagaagaagaagaagaaaaagatcaaggaggaggaggaggaagatgatgagtGAAATGGTGGCGACtgtatatattttctgttttagtttttatgTCCTTTTACATCTGTGTCATACATTTATATCAAAAGGACAATGCTGTATTGATTGCCCGTTTCcatacataaaaaaaatcttctttttAATAAACGTGAGCATGATGCAGTCAAAACCAGTAGATTTCTAGTTATTGAAtcagtgaaaatgtaaatattgttcTTGCAATGTTTGATCCTGGTTTGACAGTTGACAAACTTGCATTAGACATGTATTAAATTCAGCAAAATCCCCTTTCTTTGTGACGCACCCCTggtgaaataaacatttttgttacgaTTTGGTCAGTAGTGTTAATGTGTATGATTATTTCATACAAGACTCAAACTGCAGTGGATGACCACTGGtcaaataaatcatttgaattaATATATTTAAGTGTATGTTCATATATAACAATGATTCTTCCGTGTGTCCTACACGCTAGGTTAAAGAATCCGGTTGTTTAAGACAATTCTATTACAAAAaggatttaataaaatatacgTACATAGCTATGCAAATTGCTTGGTGGATGTCTGAGtttaataaatgaacataaaGCTGATGAAAGCTGTTGCCTTGCATAGGTTGATGCAGTCTTAGCGTTTGaatttcaatttgtttttccCTGAAACACTAATGTGCCTCAGAGGTCTCTATAATTTGTACACATGAGATCCTCTGTCCCAGGCCCTCACGTTGGCACTGCATAAAACTCCCCTGAAACAAAACTTTGCAGGTGTGAAAAACGTGGAGAGCAACAGGTTTTCCCCTCAGGATGGATAGATGTGTAATAGGCGTCATGTGTAAAGAATGAACATGGTGTACTCAGTGTATGATAGCGTGGCATAATAGTTGCCCAGGGTGTCAGAAAGGCcacagctggaggttcattagaTAACCGGACCTACAGTAACTTCAGTTTGTTTAACAACAAAGTTTCAAGTCATCCATTTTTTATGTCCTTGAGACATGCTTTAATTCAGCTACGGTGTCAGCTACACAACGATAGACGTTTATGGAGGATGTTCTGATAATAGTGAATAATGGAAGCATGTACAGTATACGGtgaagcacagaaccttgtgacTAACGAGCATCCATCACCTGGGACGCAGTACATTTTAGGCACTTTAGGTCTTATTTGAGATACGCGCAGTATCAGTTGCGTGTTAGCTAATATGATAATCATGAGAGCAATAAATAGATATATATTAGCAAAACACTGAAAGTGTCCCTTCCTCGTGCATCACAGCATGGTAACTGCTTTTACTTTTGACACGGTACGCGTAGTTTTAGATTTTCATGTGGACACGTGTGTAACATATCCTCATTCCGCACCGTTGTTGAGTGTTGCTGAGGGCAGGCATTACTAGACGAGCGTAGATCCGAATCATCCATTGACTAACCGTACTCGACTGGTATTCCTTGTTTTCGTACCACATGGCATTACTGCACGAGAGACGTTCGTGTTATGAAGGAACAGATTAACTAGGTAGCCATATATCAGATTTCTATTGCTTTGGGTACGTTGGGGATTTAACAAAATGTCGCAATTACAAGCGAGGTTCTTCACGGAAAATAAAAGGTATGCTCGTATTCCCTTTATTGCAACATACGAAAAAATGTACAGAAATGGCTAGCGGGTTGCTAACAAGCTGTAGTTTAACAGTAAACTAACGTTGACTACATGACTGGACACTAGCCTCCCTGTTACTTACGCATGTATAATATATGTTTAGTCTTGGCCTCTTTTTAAACCTCTTGCACGTCGTAGCCTTTTGTAAGCCAACGTAACTTAGATGGTTTAACTGTTAGCTAGCTAATGCTAACGACCCCAAGATACGGCGGACTGCTGTCCTCTCATTTGAACTGTTTTGTGACTGATGAATGTGTGCATTTTGAAGTTAACCTACAGTGTAACCAGAGAGCCCACCTCTCTTTAtaggtatgttgtagatgatGTCCCATTCTCCATCCCTGCTGCCTCTGAAGTGCTGGAACTCAGCAATGTCATCAACAAGCTACTGGAGGCAAAAAAtggtaaatacatatatatatatatataatgactaaaaactgaacatttaacatgtatgtaatgtattcaGATGAACAAAGTTTCCATTGCTACTCAAATCAATTTAATGAGAAATTACAATTTAGATTCGTGCAATTTAAATCTATCGCTACAAGAAACTTCACTGGTTTAAACCCATCCTGAGGTTTATGAGATTTCATATCATTATTACAGAATAATCATATAATATATGATCAGATGAGCctaaattgtgttttaaaaagtcCTAGTAGTCAATATTCCGTAATATCTTGAATGccggttttgttttttcacagcaTCTCACAGCAAAGTGGAGTTCGACTTCCTGGTCAGGGGTCAGTTCCTGCGAACGTCACTGGCCACTCACATGGAAACAGAAGGCATATCAACGGTTCGACCATCATCATGCTCAGACCTGAGTGGATATCCCACTTTATCATAgtcttctttattttaaaatgaagtaGGGATTGGCATAAGAACTAAGCGCTTTGGAGGAGTTTAAGACCAGCAGAGGTACAAATGGGGGCCGAAACGTTTTgatatttaatgcatttttcgtgtctgtctgtgtttcagGAAGATGTGGTGGAGATAGAGTATGTAGAGCGAATCACAGCACCAGAGGCCGAGGAGTGCATGATGCACGATGACTGGATTAGCTCCGTGGATGCGGACGCTGAGTGGTAAGATGGGACACGCCCCGCACTGTCAACGTGAACGTGTTGTCAAGCGTCTTTTTTACATTAGCATTATACTGGCAACAAAAATGTTCCATGcaagattatttttttagttttttcttaaaTAACACTTATTGAAAGAGTCAATACTTGATCTGTGTAAGCAATCAACAGAACAAATGTGTAGTGATGCCCTTTTTTATATCAGAACGGTTAGGCTAATTAATAGAAAAGCCTCTGTGTGTATAATACAAAACTGTTTAACTTTGTAAATAGACCTGTATTGTacagaacatttttttccaagATCAGTATCTTCCCTTTTGACACTTCCACGTAAAGGAGCCGATGATGGAACCTCCAATCGCTCGATTAAAGCCTCCAAAATGATTATACATGAACAGCGTATTACATAACAACCTGCCCAGGCTAAGTCATTTCCTTATGCCATTCGTAGGTTTTTAATTCTCAAATGTTTTTAGGATCCTCACAGGGTCATATGACAAGACAGCCCGGATCTGGTCTGTGGAGGGCAAGGCGGTGATAACTGTGGCCGGACACACTGAAGTGGTGAAAGACGTGGCTTGGGTGAAaagaggtgagggggggcggAGAAAACACTCTGCATAACCGGAGCCTTCTCCTAAAAACGTGTGTTTTGATGTTTCCGTGCAGACGGTCTGACCTCACTGCTGCTCACGGCCTCTCTGGACCAGACCCTCCTGCTGTGGGAGTGGAACTCCGAGCAAAACATGCTGAAAGCCCGACATTGCTGCCGGGGACACACGGGAAGCGTTGACACAGTTGCGACGGACCCCACCGGCTCAAAGGTAAGACAGGATTGATAGTGGACGAATGCACAATGACTGCAACTTTGTAGGCTGCGGTTTGTAAACTCAACATTAAATTTGGCCAAAATATTCATAACTTTTTCGTGGGTTTATGCTTATAATCTGATGACA
Encoded proteins:
- the nop58 gene encoding nucleolar protein 58 isoform X1, whose translation is MLVLFETAAGYAIFKVLNEAKLQEVDSLYKEFETPEKANKIVKLKHFEKFQDTTEALAAATALTEGKIGKSLKKVLKKVVAKDAHEQLAISDAKLGGVIKEKMDLSCVHNSTVAELMRCIRGQMENLITGLPPREISAMSLGLAHSLSRYKLKFSPDKVDTMIVQAISLLDDLDKELNNYIMRCREWYGWHFPELGKVVTDNLVYCKAVRKIGDRTNVAGSDLSEILPEEIEAEVKLAAEISMGTEVSEQDIGNIRHLCDQVIDITEYRTQLYDYLKNRMTAIAPNLTVMVGELVGARLISHAGSLLNLAKHPASTVQILGAEKALFRALKTRKDTPKYGLIYHASLVGQTSAKNKGKISRMLAAKAALAIRYDALGEDTNAEMGVENRAKLEIRLRHLEEKGIRRISGTGKAMAKADKYQHKSEVRIYDPSGDSTIPSTSKKRKFEEVEEAEEPVTPAVKSKKAKKQTVQEVVVEEEVAEETPKKKKKKKDKKEEEAEVEEVAVTESTEKKKKKKKKKIKEEEEEDDE
- the nop58 gene encoding nucleolar protein 58 isoform X2: MLVLFETAAGYAIFKVLNEAKLQEVDSLYKEFETPEKANKIVKLKHFEKFQDTTEALAAATALTEGKIGKSLKKVLKKVVAKDAHEQLAISDAKLGGVIKEKMDLSCVHNSTVAELMRCIRGQMENLITGLPPREISAMSLGLAHSLSRYKLKFSPDKVDTMIVQAISLLDDLDKELNNYIMRCREWYGWHFPELGKVVTDNLVYCKAVRKIGDRTNVAGSDLSEILPEEIEAEVKLAAEISMGTEVSEQDIGNIRHLCDQVIDITEYRTQLYDYLKNRMTAIAPNLTVMVGELVGARLISHAGSLLNLAKHPASTVQILGAEKALFRALKTRKDTPKYGLIYHASLVGQTSAKNKGKISRMLAAKAALAIRYDALGEDTNAEMGVENRAKLEIRLRHLEEKGIRRISGTGKAMAKADKYQHKSEVRIYDPSGDSTIPSTSKKRKFEEVEEAEEPVTPAVKSKKAKKQTVQEVVEEEVAEETPKKKKKKKDKKEEEAEVEEVAVTESTEKKKKKKKKKIKEEEEEDDE